The Verrucomicrobiia bacterium genome includes the window CTTCGCCTGCATCAAAACCCGGGTCTCGCGGGTCACAACTTCGAGGGCGTCATCAAGATTCAGCGTGGAATTGATGGTGCGGCTTACGTTGGCAAGCGCCTCGAACAAGCGGGCCTTCAAACGAAGCTGTTCGTAAAGCCATGTATTCTGGATGACGCGAGCAGCTTGAAGGGCAAGGGATTCGAGCAGCTCCTGATCTTCAACGCTGAAAGCGTCTGTCCGATCCGAATCAACGTTCAACACGCCACGAACCTCGCCATTAACCTCGAGCGGCACGGCGAGTTCCGATTGGATGTTCATGCGAACCGCGATGTAACGCGCATCCGCTGAAACGTCGCCCACTCGCGCCGCCTTGCCTGTACGCGCCACCCAGCCCGTGATGCCCTCGCCGACCCGCAGCTTGAGCAGTGCGGCGTTTGGTGGCAGGCCTTGGGCTGCCTGAATCTCGAGGAAACCGGTGGTTGGATTGATCAAGACGACCGACCCGCTGGAGGCTTTCATGAGGCGAACAGCCTCGGTTGTGATCAACTGCAACGCTTCCTGAGGCTCAAGCGTGGAATGAATGACGTTGCCGACATTGAACAACAGGTTAAGCCGGTCATATCGCGCCTGGAGGTCTTTCAAAGGGTCGCTCACCGCGCGGAAGTCTAGGGAAAACTACAGTACGGCAAAGCGCAAAACGGTTCTGCGGTTTGAAGCCGTCGCGCCAGTGGAGTGAACCGAACGGTCAACCGATCGGGACCGTCAGCGAATGGAGAGATCGATCTGATGTCGCTCAAGCGAGGCGCCTTCATCGTAGGCGAGTTCGGCAAGGTAGCGGTTGTAATCAGCGAGAGCCGTAATCTCGTCATAACTCGCCGCGGTCAGATCGCGTTGCATCTGGAGCACGATGAAGCTCGTGCTCTTTCCGTTCTCCAGTTTCTTCTGTTCTGCTTCGAGTGCTGATTCCCGATACAGCCGCGCCTGCCGGGTGGCTTCCACGCGCTCGAAACTGCTGCGCGCATTGGCGATGTCATTCTCAATCTGGATCAGCGTGCGCTGTTCGAGTTGTTGAAGCTGCAGAACGGAGACGTCGCGTGTGGCCTTGGCCGAACGCAGGCGGTTGCGCTCTGCCGTGCGGCTCAACGGAACTGAGAACTGGGCTCCAAAGGACCACGACGGATTCTCGCGCTCGCGAATCTGATGAAGAGCGTGGCTGTATTCATCACCCGTGCCGCTGTAACCCACACTGCCCAGAACATCGAGATTTGGATACAGCTGGTTGCGGCGATACCGGACACTTTGCTCGGTGCTGTCCACCGTGATCCGAGCAACTTCGACCTGGTATCGTGGATTTCGCGCGAGGCCGCGGCGCCAGCTTTCCTGCAGATCGTGCTGCTGCGGGACGGCCAGCAGCTTGTCAGTCGTAAGGATTTTCACCGCCGCCCAGCTGTTGGTGTAATCGTCGCTCAACAAATCCTTGAGAACGCGTTCCTGCGAATCGCGAAGGGCTCGCGTGGCAAGCAATGCAGCGCGGCTGCCCGCAGCTTCGGCCTCTGCCTGCCGTTCATCCAGTGGGGCAAGGGCGCCGACTTCGACGCGCTTGCGGTTTTCCGTCAGCAAGCGTTCCGCAAGTTCCAATGCTTTCTCCTGCACCCGGACATTTTCGTCGGCGGAGATCAGGTTGAAGTACGCGATCTCCACGTTGCGAATCGTGGTCATCACGTCGTTGCGGAAGGTGATCTCGCTCGATCGCAGCTGGTTTTTCTGAAGCGAAATGGACAGACGCGTGGCGTCGATCCAGAAATCCCGAAGCAATGGTTGCTGCAATGACAGAACTCCTGCGCGGCCCGACGTCGTCTCAAAAGGCGAACGAACGGTGCGTGTGCTGAAATTCGTCGAAATGAGAAATTCCCCCGTCGGCAATCCGCCAGGACCGAAAATCACATTCGTGTTGAGTGTGAAGCTGCTGCGATCGATTGTGGTCGACGGCCGGGTTCCGGTCTGGTCAGTAATGCTGCCGCCGAGATTGTAAAAGGTGCCCCAAGGAAGCAGACCGGAAAGGCCGGCTGTGATCGTGTCACTGTCCGTCTCCGTGCCACTGAACGTGCGGCCTTCCGGATCCACACCTCCCGACGAAAGGCTGTAGTTGTGTTCGCCGCTCGTTGTGAAAACGGGATCATACGCGCCGTAAAGGGCCGACAATTCAAACCTTTCGATCTGCGGGGCGAAGCGGCTGATCTTCACGTCGAAGTTATGCTTCAACGCAATTGCGATGCACTCCTGCAGCGAGAGCGGACGTGTCGCAGCAGCTAAATTCGTTTGCGCCGTTGAGAGAAGCGTCGTGGCACATAGCGAGAGGCAAGCGATCCAGATTCTCATCAAGCTGCAAGAGTGGTGAATGGTGTTCATATCAGCAAACAATTTCTACGCCGCGGCAGCGCGGTTCAGTCGATCCCTGATGCCCCGCCATTCGGGAGTATCGGGCGGAGCTTCAACAACAATCAGTTCCGCTCCCAATTCGTCGCATCGATGCAGTTCAGCATACAACGCGCGCGCGAACGCATCGGCGTCGTGGGGGATCACGCTTACGCGCGCTAGATCGCGGCCCGACGGAATGTTGCTGTGGGCCAGCACATGTGTTCCATGCAAAGCCTCCGCCGGCAATTGCGCGTGCAGTTCGGCTTCGTCGCGCCAGCGCAGGATGCGCATCGGCGTGCGCGGCGCGTAATGCCGCGTCAGCAGCCCCGGGCTTTTCAGCGGCTCTCTGTCCCCTGCTCGTGCGGCAAAATGCGTTCCTTCCTTTGCGAGGTAAATGACCGACGCGAGCGCATCTTCGTGGATCATCCCCGGCCGCAGCACGCGCGCGGGCGTTTGGGTGAGGTCAACCACTGTGGATTCAATTCCCACCTGTGATTGTCCCCCATCCACGACGAGCGGCAGTTGAGCACCCATCTGCAAGGCGACGTGGGCGGCGTTCGTGGGTGAGACACAATTCGAGAGATTCGCACTCGGAGCGGCGAGCGGAAAACCGCACTCTCGGATCACTGCCTGGATGAATGGGTGACTCGGCCAGCGCACGCCAACGGTGTCGCCGCCGGCGGTCACGACATCAGGAATCAGGGCCGCGCGTCTAAGGACAAGCGTTAACGGCCCAGGCCAGAACGCCGCCGCGAGGCGCTGCGCGTCGTCGGGCCAGCCAGCTACGCACTGCTTTGCGCCTTCAATATCTGCGACGTGAACGATGATTGGATTGTGGGCCGGACGCCCCTTCAACTGGAAGATCCTTGAAACCGCAGCAGCATTCCACGCGTTCGCGGCCAACCCGTAAACCGTTTCTGTCGGCAGCGCCACCACTTCGCCCCGCTTCAATAAAGCAGCCGCCGCGTGCACAGCTTCCGCAAAAAGCGCGGGAGTGTGTGTCGACACCATCTGAACTGTCGCAGCGCCAGCCATATTCAACCCGCTATTCGTAACGCAACGCGTCAATTGGATCGAGACGCGATGCCTTCCGCGCGGGATAGAACCCAAAGAAAATTCCCACAGCAGCGCTGAATACAAACGCAATCATCACAGAAGTTGGCGAAATCAAGGTGGGCCAGCTGGTCTTCGCGGAAATAAAATGCGACGCGACGAAGCCCATGAGAATCCCAATCAACCCTCCAAGAATGCTGAGTGTAACTGCCTCGGTGAGGAATTGCAGGAGGATATCGCGCCCGCGGGCTCCGACAGCCATGCGGATCCCAATCTCACGCGTTCGCTCGGTCACACTCACCAGCATGATGTTCATGATGCCAATGCCGCCAACAACCAGGGAAATGCTGGCAATCGCGCCGACGAGGAGCGTCATCGTCTTGGACGTCGCAGTGGCCGCCTGCGCGAGTTCCAATTGATTGCGCACGGTAAAATCCGGCTCGCGCCCCGGGCGGCGTTGCTGGAGCAGGTCCGTGACGTCTTCCTGGATCCGCACCATCTGGCTCGGAGCCGAAGCCTGAATCAGAATCGCGCTGAGATATTGGCGGCGTGAGACGCGGCGCATGGCGCTTGTGTAGGGAATGATCACAACGTCATCCTGATCCTGGCCGAAGAAATTAACTCCCTTGGGCGTAAGCACGCCAACAACGCGAAAAGGCATGTTGCGGATGCGGATCGTTTCACCGATGGGATCACCTCCGGAATACAATTGGTCCACAATGGTTTTCCCGATGATTGCAACCTTCGCTGCGGCGTTCACATCGGCCTCGGTAAACATCTCGCCCGACTCCAACCCCCAGGCGCGGATTCCGAGGTAGTCGGGTGATTCACCAAGAACCTGTGTGTTCCAGTTCAGGCCATTCGCCATCACTTGTTGGCGGTCCCGGATCTCGCAGCTCACCGCGACCACTCCGGGAATTTCGCCTTGGATGGCAGTTGCTTCTTCAGGCACGAGCGTGCTCATCGAACCCCAGCCGCCGCGAGCACCGCCAGCCGTAAAGCTTCCTGGAAAAACCGACACAACGTTTTGGCCCAGGCTGGCAATCTGTGCCTCGACCTGCGATTTCGCGCCATTGCCAATCCCAATGGCTGATATGACTGCGGCGACGCCGATGATCATGCCCAGCATTGTCAGCAGCGTGCGCAGCTTGTTTCGCCGCAGCGCGCGGAGGGCGATCCTGAAAGTTGCAAAAATTCTTTTCATGATAGCCGCACCGCTTTCTGCGCTTCCCGCAACCTTTCCAGTTCGCGCGACGCAAGAAGCCGATTCTCAATCGGCGAATCGGTCAGGATGCGCCCGTCACGCATGACAATGGTGCGTTTCGTGTAGGCTGCGATATCGAGTTCGTGCGTTACCATCACCACCGTCATTCCCTGGTCATTGAGCTTTTGGAAAACGCCCATGATCTCAATGCTCGTCTGGCTGTCGAGATTGCCCGTGGGCTCGTCCGCCAGGAGGAGTGCCGGCTCGTTCACCAGCGCACGCGCAATTGCAACCCGCTGCTGTTGGCCCCCAGAAAGTTGATTGGGATGGTGATCCGCGCGATCGGCCAGTCCCACGAGGCCAAGCGCGCGCATCGCCCGATCCTGCTGCTGGCTGCCTGAAACGTTTTGATGCGTGTAGAACATCGGCAGTTCCACGTTCTCGATGGCAGACGTGCGGGATAACAGGTTGAAGCCTTGAAAAACAAACCCGATTTTCTGGTTCCGAATATCCGCGAGTTCATCGCGATCGAGTTGGGAGACATCGATGCCGTCCAGAAAGTAACGCCCTTCAGTCGGCCGATCCAGGCAGCCGAGGGTGTTCATCAAGGTGGATTTGCCTGAACCGCTGGCGCCCATGATTGCGACGAATTCGCCCCGCTGCACCCGCAGGGACACGCCGCGGACGGCGTGAACGTCGACTTCACCGGTGTGATACACCTTTTGAATGTCCTGCAACTCAATGACGGGATCACCTTGCATGCTGGGTCGCTGCGCGTTTAGAAACGGCGAAAACCGCCTGGCCTGCCTGGGCCACCGCCGCCAAAAGGATTCGAAGGCGGTCCGCCAGCAGCGCTGTCGCTGCTCATCATTCCAGTCACCACTTCATCGCCTTCCTTCAAGCCGTCCAACACTTCCGTGGTCACACCATCCGAAATGCCTGTGCGAATTGTGGTGGGTTTCAGGGAGGGAACCCCGCCTTTCTGCTCGAGGACATAAACCGTGCGCTGGCTAAAGCGATCTCCGCCTTCGCGCTGACGGTTTCCACGCATACCTCCGCCACCCCCTCCACCTCCCCCACCGCCGCGGCCTTCGCCCCGTGGACGTCCTTCGCCGCCAGCAGCACGGGCCATCTGCGGTTGCGGCGCAGCCGCGGGAGCAGCGTTCGTTCCGATCAGAAATGATTCCGGCGGACGAAATCGGAGCGCGGCGTTCGGAATTCGCAGCACGTCCTGCCGTTCCTGAAGGATCACAGACACGTTGGCCGTCATGCTTGGAAGCAATTTCAAATCTTCGTTGTCCACGTCAATGATCGCGCTGTAGTTCACCACGTTCTGGTTCGTCACAGCACCATAGCGGATCTGCGTCACCTTCCCGCGGAACGTGCGATACGGATAAGCATCCACTGTGAATGTCGCGTCCTGGTTTATCTCCACGCCGCCAATGTCCGCTTCCGACACGAGAGCAGAAATCTGCATTTTGCTCAGATCGTTCGCGATGATGAAAAGCGTTGGGGTGTTGAAGCTCGCGGCGACTGTCTGGCCGACATCGACATTGCGCGAGATGACCACGCCATCCACGGGCGCCACAATTGTGCAGCGGGAAAGATCCACGTTGGCGCTGGCGAGAGTGGCTTCTGTCGATTTCAAGTCGGCTTCAGCCTGCTGCAGTTGTGCCATCGCGGTATCATGATCCGCTGCTGGGATGAGGTTGCTTTCGAAGAGCGAAACGGCGCGCTTAGCTTGCACCCGCGCGAGCGCAAGGTTGGCGACCGCATTGGACATCTGTGCTTCGGCGCGGAGGACTCCGACCTTGTAGGTGGAGGGATCGATTTCGGCGATCACCTGGTTAGATTTCACAGTGGAATTGAAATCCGCGTAGATCGCCTGAATCCTGCCCGAGATCTGGCTGCCGACCTGGACGTTCACGAGTGGCGTGAGGCTGCCGGTCGCAGTCACGGATTGAACAATGTCCCCGCGGCTGATCTTGGTCGTTTGGAATTGCGGCGGTTCGTCGCCTCGGCGGAAGTACCAAACCACGGCCGCGATCACTGCGGCAATGACGATCAACGAGACCACGGGTGTGATCCATCCAGATTTCTTTCGCGCCATAAATAGTCAGGTCAGCTCCGGCCCTTCAGACAGGAACTCAAACCCGCAGGTTACCTGGTTTCCCCCGGATGTCGATTCTCAGGATCGAGTGATAGTCGGAGAAATTGTTCGGGTGAAGCCGGGATCCGTAGTCATTAGAGTCATTAGCGCCGGGTAGTTCGGTGAGGACGGAATGGCATGCCCGGGCATGGGGACATCGCATGGCGCTGGCGGAACAACGTTAGCCATTTCCAAACTTGCTCCCATACGGGCCAGTTCAGCGAGAGCTCGCCGGAGGCGATAAGCTGGAAATGTCTAAGTGCCGGGCGCGGTAAAGGTGCGTGCCACAGTGAACCCAAACGTAGCCGCCGCCAATTTGGATCGCATCAACACCCCGTTCGGGGATGTACGCAATCTTCCTGATGGTCTCTGCCTCTAGATCCACGACTGCGACGTATCCTTGCCCTCCAACCCAAAGTTGTCCCCGGTCGAGCGTTAGAGTTGTTGGAAAGCTTGGAAGCGGGTCCTTTGCCAGAAGACGGCGTTCGCGTTGGTCCATGAGGGAAAACACTTTGATAGCGCCGCGGGGGGGGAAGTCCACCCGACGCGGAACGTGTCACATACTGTCCACTTCGGTTGGTTGCAAGAGTTGTCCGAATGCTGTCAGCTTCCTGAACCGAAACTACGCGGATGGCTTTATGAATTGAATTCGTTGCTCTTGGATGAGTTTTGGTTTCAATGGTCAGGGAGACGAGCTCCTCTCGAATCCCTTCAAACAATTGCCCCGCTCCGATTTCGTAGCACATTAACGATTCCCCGCGGCTGTAGCTGCGCGCTTCCCATGTGTTCTGCACCGTGCGATAGCGCATCGATGCAGCCCCGGATTTAAACCAAATGTCCGCATCAGCTCCCGGGCGGATGTGTGTGACGGCGGTCCGCGGAGGTTGCGTCGCGTCGGTGATGTCGCCCAATGATGATGTTCGAAAGGAAGTAATGGTCCGGGATTTGATGTCGTACTTTCCAAGACCGCCGCCCCACGCGTTTCCGTAGCCGATCCAAAGTGTATCGCCCACGCTCCATAGGCCAGAGATGTGGTTCATCAGGAGTCCCTCTTTTTCCGTTATCATCCGAACTTTCTGTGTCGCTCGTTCAAACTCAACAATTCCTCCCCCGGCTGTGCCGATCCAAATTGACAATGGCCCAATGTGGATGGCGGAGGCAGGCGTGTCACCCTCCAGCGGCATCCGCGTGACCGAGTTCGTCTTCAAATCGAAATCGACCCGCATGAGTTCGCCACTGAATGCAATCCAGAGCCCGTTCCAATCTGCACCGACCAAAGGATTGTCGCCCGATGTGGAACTGTAGCGTCGAGGATGATGGAAATGAATGCAGGGCTGGCCGAGCTCGAATTCCCGAGGATCATGGAGTTTTGGCAAGCCCAACTTTTCACGGCAAAGCGCGGCCTGTTTGTTTGGAAGAATGACGGTGAACGCTGGACCCCATGGACCGCGGTTTCCCATTTCGTATGGACGGTTTCCGAATGTTTCGAAGATCGGTAGTGCGTTGCTCCATTTCTGGCAGGCCATCAGCTGGAAGGCCATCGCCAGTCGATCGCTGGCCTGGCCGAACTTGCGTTCGTCTTCGGAATCCAAAGCTGTCGCGCGGGCGATCGTTTCCAGCGCTTTCAGGGCAATCGCAGGGAATCCATGGTCGTTCGCCCAGTAGTACACGGTCGAACGCAGGTGAACCCAGAACGAAACCACCCTGTTCGGGAGTTGGTCGGCATTTTCAACACACCAATCAAGGGTTGTTGAGAACTCGTCGAAAATGGAGGCATTTGTATCTGTCTGGAACGTAATAATGCTCGCCAGGAGATACGGCGCTGCGACGGGAAAGTCAGCCCGGATCCGCGGGTAAAGTCCAGCCAGGCGGCGTCCGGCCTTCTCGCGATCGTTGCCGAGAACCTCCAAAAATGCGTCCATGCCCATGCTGGCACTGTACGTTCCGCTTCCCGAACGGAGCATTCTGTCGAATGACTGGAACCTTTCGAACAGACGCTTTTCCGCAAGGACTTCAGCCTCCGTGGAGTTTCCCCGGACGATGATGGCCTCTTCTGCAGCCCGTTTGGCCTGCGTTTCGTAGAAGGCGATCGCAGCCGGATTTGTTGTGCCTTTCACCGCGTGCTGAAACCAGTGCAGTTTTGATGAAGACGGATTGGGCCACTCAAACGAGCGAACCAATCCTTGTCGCGCGATTTCAGACCATTCATCGCTGGCCGACTCGTCAATAACGTGGCGATACTGCTCGCGCGCCTCATCCAATCGTTCGATCAATGTTTTGCGAAAACACGTGGCGAGAGAAACTCGGGCTTCCCTGTTGAGCGGCTCCAGGAGCAAAACCGTCTCGAAACAGCGCACAGCTTCAATGGCATTTCGCCTTCGACGTGCCATTTCATTCTCGGCCATGCGGGAGTATCCTTCGTAGCTAACCCATGCATGACTCCAGAAATCCCCGCTGATGCGCGCGAGCTCTTTCCCCTTTTGCAACAGCGATTTTGACTCGGTCAATCGTGAAAAGACGAGGGCTTGCTTATCCTGCGCGATAATGCGATCGATCCCTGCCTTGACCGCTCGAAAGAAGTCTTCGTTCGAACGTTCGCGAAATTCCAGTCTATGACCACGACCGAGCGCTCTGCGCACATCGAGGGCGAGCTCGATTTGCATGTTCGTCGTCTCATAGGATTGATACACGCCGTCCACCATCCAATAGGCGGCTTGCATCGGCTGTGGCGGGTTGTTCTGGTTTTCGGCAAGCCCGGCGAGGTCAAGATGCAATTCCTTCAGCAACAGGTTGACGAACTCGCGTTCCAACAAAGTCACGGCGCTTCCCTGATAGGCCGCGATTAAATACGAACGGAGCTGTTGGGGCAGATCGGCCTGGCGGCTGTTGAGACTGATATCTTCAAGCCCGCCCACTGCAAGGTAGGTTTTCAAGCGGGGATTCGCCGCGTCCTGTCGCGATTGCCTCACAAACGTCGCTAGATTCGAGGCGATCATTTGCACATTGACGTCGCGAGGGATCATCGCCGCCTCGCGCATCACTCCAGTCCGGGCGTCGACAAGGCGGACAACGGCGACATTGGATCCGTTGACCACTGCCGGCGTGCCGAGTAGGAACCAATCGGCCCTGAGCAATTGCCCCGCACGAACCGCGTCGCTCGCCCGAACCAAGCCGCGGGCGTTCAGCTGCAGCTCGGAGACGATCTTGTCGAGCGCCTGCCGCTCGATCAGCTCCAGACCGGCCGCGCCATTCAGGTTGGCGATAACCAGATCTCCCACCGTCTGGCTTTCCGATTCCCCAGGCATGCCCGTATTCCCAATGGCCAGGCGAACCGCGCGGCCGGGTTCAATCGGTTCTGGGAGCGATTGGACGGTGGGTGCGGACCTGTGCAGCCGCCCAGCCGCGGCAAGCAGATCCTGTTCTGTGATCCGGATGCTGTCCTCCGCAAAGTAGCCCACCTTCCAAAGCAGGAGCGCCATTCCCAGAAGAGCCACAACGAGGGATGAGCTAATTACAATGACGAATGATTTGCGAAGGCGCATGTCTGGCGTTTGTTCACGGGTGCCATTGAGTCACGTTCTTCGCATGTAAGACATCGGTCGGCTTCCCAAACTTTGATTTCTTTTCATCGTTTGAACGAAGACGGCGGCGCAGGATCTTCAATCAAGTTCTCTGCTTCAACGGCTATGGGCCACAGTCCGGAGATGTTCGGCCAGGGTGTTGGCCACTTCAGGATCGTCATACTGACGCATGAACGTTTTTTGGGTTTCGGAAACTGGCCCGGCAGATTCGACGGCCTGCGCAAAAGCTGCGTGGTCCCCCGGTTTTACATAGATCGGGTACTCGCTGAAGATCGACCGATAATGCGGCAGCTCGTAGCAGAAGCAGCGGCACCCGCAGTACAGCGCCTCCGCAAGCGCGATTCCCCAGCCTTCCTCGTAACTTGGGAAAAAGAAAAACTGCGAACGCTTCAGGAGCGCAATTTTTTCCTCCTCCGTCACGAACCCCGCCAGTTCGATGTTCGTGACTTCCAACCGCTTCATCTCGGTCGCAAGGAATTCCCCTTCCGGCCCCGTCCCCGCCATGATCAGCCGAAGGCCGGGACGGCTGCGGGACAACGATTTCATCACATGCAACAGATCAAAAATCCCCTTTTGGGATACCAGCCTTCCCACAAAGCACGCGAGATCGGGGTCGCGAGCTTCAGCGCGAACAGAGTCTATCAGGTGGGCATCAAAACCTGCAGGGAGAATGAACATCGGCTTTCCCGGCAGGCGTTCGGCCAATTGCCCGCGGACATATTCGTTTCCCGCCACGATGAAATCGCACGCGCGGCGGAGGATGAGCAGGGTCAGCGCTTGTTCACAGGCCGCGATTGCGAATCGCACGCGCGTGGTGAGATTCACTGCTTTGCGCGCAGGATTGATGTGGTAGATCACGGCTCCCTTCCGGCGCGCCTTCCAGAACCAGATGGGAATGACATCCACCGAGAATGGAGATGCAGAAAGGGCAACGTCGTAAACAGTGCGATTGCGAAAAGCCCAAAGAACGCCCTGAACAATGCGTGTGAGGAATAGCGTGATAATTCCCGGGAGGCTCAGCTGATTATTGCGTCGTGTCAGGAATTTTTTGGCGGCGTTGGGAACGAAGGACGTGGCGGATTCGGGAATGAGCACGTCGGGCCGTATCTCCGCCAGGCGGATGAACTTGAACAGCACCAAG containing:
- a CDS encoding TolC family protein; the encoded protein is MRIWIACLSLCATTLLSTAQTNLAAATRPLSLQECIAIALKHNFDVKISRFAPQIERFELSALYGAYDPVFTTSGEHNYSLSSGGVDPEGRTFSGTETDSDTITAGLSGLLPWGTFYNLGGSITDQTGTRPSTTIDRSSFTLNTNVIFGPGGLPTGEFLISTNFSTRTVRSPFETTSGRAGVLSLQQPLLRDFWIDATRLSISLQKNQLRSSEITFRNDVMTTIRNVEIAYFNLISADENVRVQEKALELAERLLTENRKRVEVGALAPLDERQAEAEAAGSRAALLATRALRDSQERVLKDLLSDDYTNSWAAVKILTTDKLLAVPQQHDLQESWRRGLARNPRYQVEVARITVDSTEQSVRYRRNQLYPNLDVLGSVGYSGTGDEYSHALHQIRERENPSWSFGAQFSVPLSRTAERNRLRSAKATRDVSVLQLQQLEQRTLIQIENDIANARSSFERVEATRQARLYRESALEAEQKKLENGKSTSFIVLQMQRDLTAASYDEITALADYNRYLAELAYDEGASLERHQIDLSIR
- a CDS encoding L-threonylcarbamoyladenylate synthase → MAGAATVQMVSTHTPALFAEAVHAAAALLKRGEVVALPTETVYGLAANAWNAAAVSRIFQLKGRPAHNPIIVHVADIEGAKQCVAGWPDDAQRLAAAFWPGPLTLVLRRAALIPDVVTAGGDTVGVRWPSHPFIQAVIRECGFPLAAPSANLSNCVSPTNAAHVALQMGAQLPLVVDGGQSQVGIESTVVDLTQTPARVLRPGMIHEDALASVIYLAKEGTHFAARAGDREPLKSPGLLTRHYAPRTPMRILRWRDEAELHAQLPAEALHGTHVLAHSNIPSGRDLARVSVIPHDADAFARALYAELHRCDELGAELIVVEAPPDTPEWRGIRDRLNRAAAA
- a CDS encoding ABC transporter permease, whose product is MKRIFATFRIALRALRRNKLRTLLTMLGMIIGVAAVISAIGIGNGAKSQVEAQIASLGQNVVSVFPGSFTAGGARGGWGSMSTLVPEEATAIQGEIPGVVAVSCEIRDRQQVMANGLNWNTQVLGESPDYLGIRAWGLESGEMFTEADVNAAAKVAIIGKTIVDQLYSGGDPIGETIRIRNMPFRVVGVLTPKGVNFFGQDQDDVVIIPYTSAMRRVSRRQYLSAILIQASAPSQMVRIQEDVTDLLQQRRPGREPDFTVRNQLELAQAATATSKTMTLLVGAIASISLVVGGIGIMNIMLVSVTERTREIGIRMAVGARGRDILLQFLTEAVTLSILGGLIGILMGFVASHFISAKTSWPTLISPTSVMIAFVFSAAVGIFFGFYPARKASRLDPIDALRYE
- a CDS encoding ABC transporter ATP-binding protein produces the protein MQGDPVIELQDIQKVYHTGEVDVHAVRGVSLRVQRGEFVAIMGASGSGKSTLMNTLGCLDRPTEGRYFLDGIDVSQLDRDELADIRNQKIGFVFQGFNLLSRTSAIENVELPMFYTHQNVSGSQQQDRAMRALGLVGLADRADHHPNQLSGGQQQRVAIARALVNEPALLLADEPTGNLDSQTSIEIMGVFQKLNDQGMTVVMVTHELDIAAYTKRTIVMRDGRILTDSPIENRLLASRELERLREAQKAVRLS
- a CDS encoding efflux RND transporter periplasmic adaptor subunit, which codes for MARKKSGWITPVVSLIVIAAVIAAVVWYFRRGDEPPQFQTTKISRGDIVQSVTATGSLTPLVNVQVGSQISGRIQAIYADFNSTVKSNQVIAEIDPSTYKVGVLRAEAQMSNAVANLALARVQAKRAVSLFESNLIPAADHDTAMAQLQQAEADLKSTEATLASANVDLSRCTIVAPVDGVVISRNVDVGQTVAASFNTPTLFIIANDLSKMQISALVSEADIGGVEINQDATFTVDAYPYRTFRGKVTQIRYGAVTNQNVVNYSAIIDVDNEDLKLLPSMTANVSVILQERQDVLRIPNAALRFRPPESFLIGTNAAPAAAPQPQMARAAGGEGRPRGEGRGGGGGGGGGGGMRGNRQREGGDRFSQRTVYVLEQKGGVPSLKPTTIRTGISDGVTTEVLDGLKEGDEVVTGMMSSDSAAGGPPSNPFGGGGPGRPGGFRRF
- a CDS encoding glycosyltransferase; this translates as MPELPMNATAALPLSASRPLSVFISLNGSLAQEGKSVGGGDLVLFKFIRLAEIRPDVLIPESATSFVPNAAKKFLTRRNNQLSLPGIITLFLTRIVQGVLWAFRNRTVYDVALSASPFSVDVIPIWFWKARRKGAVIYHINPARKAVNLTTRVRFAIAACEQALTLLILRRACDFIVAGNEYVRGQLAERLPGKPMFILPAGFDAHLIDSVRAEARDPDLACFVGRLVSQKGIFDLLHVMKSLSRSRPGLRLIMAGTGPEGEFLATEMKRLEVTNIELAGFVTEEEKIALLKRSQFFFFPSYEEGWGIALAEALYCGCRCFCYELPHYRSIFSEYPIYVKPGDHAAFAQAVESAGPVSETQKTFMRQYDDPEVANTLAEHLRTVAHSR